From the Quercus lobata isolate SW786 chromosome 6, ValleyOak3.0 Primary Assembly, whole genome shotgun sequence genome, one window contains:
- the LOC115994043 gene encoding transcription factor FAMA isoform X2, whose product MEKEDNYTTPPLPPSFMGLDYSLDHHQQQQQQQQQQFMKQRIGKTSGDNNSTGMVDYMLNNPSQQQQQQMASGFCGSSSFDKLNFADVMQFADFGPKLALNQTKISEEESGIDPVYFLKFPVLNDRLEDQSLMVPHNEERFQGVSVEDETRLREDEEARVSDNTSVQLQFIGEELQKNSVPEAKNKRKRPRTIKTSEEVESQRMTHIAVERNRRKQMNEHLRVLRSLMPGSYVQRGDQASIIGGAIEFVRELEQLLQCLESQKRRRLYGETPRPVGADSSLAIQQPQPPLFPPMPLPNDEFKIVDLETGLQEETAENKSCLADVEVKLLGFDAMIKILSRRRPGQLIKAIAALEDLQLNILHTNITTIEQTVLYSFNVKVASESRFTAEDIASSVQQIFSFIHQTVPCDVI is encoded by the exons ATGGAGAAAGAAGATAACTACACG ACCCCTCCTTTACCGCCAAGTTTTATGGGCCTGGATTACTCTCTAgatcatcatcaacaacaacaacaacaacaacaacaacaattcaTGAAGCAGCGGATCGGTAAAACATCAGGAGATAACAACAGTACTGGGATGGTTGACTACATGCTTAACAATCCTTCTCAACAGCAACAACAGCAAATGGCTTCTGGGTTTTGTGGTTCGAGTTCTTTTGATAAATTGAACTTTGCTGATGTGATGCAGTTTGCAGACTTTGGACCAAAGTTGGCCTTAAACCAAACCAAGATTTCCGAAGAGGAATCTGGGATCGACCCAGTTTACTTCCTGAAGTTTCCAGTGTTGAATGATAGGTTGGAAGATCAATCTCTAATGGTTCCACATAATGAAGAGAGGTTCCAAGGGGTGAGTGTGGAAGATGAGACAAGATTGAGAGAGGATGAGGAAGCTCGGGTTTCTGATAATACCTCGGTGCAGCTCCAGTTTATTGGTGAAGAACTCCAAAAGAACTCTGTACCAGAAGCAAAGAACAAGAGGAAAAGACCAAGAACTATCAAGACGAGTGAGGAAGTGGAGAGCCAGCGAATGACTCACATAGCAGTTGAAAGAAACAGAAGGAAGCAAATGAATGAACATCTTCGTGTCTTGAGGTCCCTCATGCCTGGCTCATACGTTCAAAGG GGGGATCAAGCTTCTATCATTGGGGGAGCCATTGAGTTTGTGAGGGAATTGGAACAACTTCTCCAATGCCTAGAATCACAGAAGCGGCGAAGACTCTATGGAGAAACTCCACGACCGGTGGGAGCTGATTCCTCTCTTGCAATCCAACAGCCTCAACCACCATTATTTCCTCCGATGCCTCTACCAAATGATGAATTCAAGATTGTAGACTTGGAGACCGGACTCCAAGAGGAGACAGCTGAGAACAAGTCCTGCTTGGCTGATGTTGAAGtgaagcttttagggtttgatGCCATGATTAAAATTCTTTCTAGGAGAAGGCCAGGGCAGCTTATTAAGGCCATTGCTGCACTTGAAGATTTGCAACTTAATATCCTTCACACTAACATTACCACCATCGAGCAAACTGTTCTCTATTCGTTTAATGTCAAG GTTGCTAGTGAATCTAGGTTCACCGCTGAAGATATAGCGAGCTCAGTTCAGCAGATATTCAGTTTTATCCATCAAACAGTGCCATGTGATGTAATCTAG
- the LOC115994043 gene encoding transcription factor FAMA isoform X1: MLFCSKPEFLQTPPLPPSFMGLDYSLDHHQQQQQQQQQQFMKQRIGKTSGDNNSTGMVDYMLNNPSQQQQQQMASGFCGSSSFDKLNFADVMQFADFGPKLALNQTKISEEESGIDPVYFLKFPVLNDRLEDQSLMVPHNEERFQGVSVEDETRLREDEEARVSDNTSVQLQFIGEELQKNSVPEAKNKRKRPRTIKTSEEVESQRMTHIAVERNRRKQMNEHLRVLRSLMPGSYVQRGDQASIIGGAIEFVRELEQLLQCLESQKRRRLYGETPRPVGADSSLAIQQPQPPLFPPMPLPNDEFKIVDLETGLQEETAENKSCLADVEVKLLGFDAMIKILSRRRPGQLIKAIAALEDLQLNILHTNITTIEQTVLYSFNVKVASESRFTAEDIASSVQQIFSFIHQTVPCDVI, translated from the exons ATGTTGTTTTGCTCTAAACCCGAGTTCTTGCAGACCCCTCCTTTACCGCCAAGTTTTATGGGCCTGGATTACTCTCTAgatcatcatcaacaacaacaacaacaacaacaacaacaattcaTGAAGCAGCGGATCGGTAAAACATCAGGAGATAACAACAGTACTGGGATGGTTGACTACATGCTTAACAATCCTTCTCAACAGCAACAACAGCAAATGGCTTCTGGGTTTTGTGGTTCGAGTTCTTTTGATAAATTGAACTTTGCTGATGTGATGCAGTTTGCAGACTTTGGACCAAAGTTGGCCTTAAACCAAACCAAGATTTCCGAAGAGGAATCTGGGATCGACCCAGTTTACTTCCTGAAGTTTCCAGTGTTGAATGATAGGTTGGAAGATCAATCTCTAATGGTTCCACATAATGAAGAGAGGTTCCAAGGGGTGAGTGTGGAAGATGAGACAAGATTGAGAGAGGATGAGGAAGCTCGGGTTTCTGATAATACCTCGGTGCAGCTCCAGTTTATTGGTGAAGAACTCCAAAAGAACTCTGTACCAGAAGCAAAGAACAAGAGGAAAAGACCAAGAACTATCAAGACGAGTGAGGAAGTGGAGAGCCAGCGAATGACTCACATAGCAGTTGAAAGAAACAGAAGGAAGCAAATGAATGAACATCTTCGTGTCTTGAGGTCCCTCATGCCTGGCTCATACGTTCAAAGG GGGGATCAAGCTTCTATCATTGGGGGAGCCATTGAGTTTGTGAGGGAATTGGAACAACTTCTCCAATGCCTAGAATCACAGAAGCGGCGAAGACTCTATGGAGAAACTCCACGACCGGTGGGAGCTGATTCCTCTCTTGCAATCCAACAGCCTCAACCACCATTATTTCCTCCGATGCCTCTACCAAATGATGAATTCAAGATTGTAGACTTGGAGACCGGACTCCAAGAGGAGACAGCTGAGAACAAGTCCTGCTTGGCTGATGTTGAAGtgaagcttttagggtttgatGCCATGATTAAAATTCTTTCTAGGAGAAGGCCAGGGCAGCTTATTAAGGCCATTGCTGCACTTGAAGATTTGCAACTTAATATCCTTCACACTAACATTACCACCATCGAGCAAACTGTTCTCTATTCGTTTAATGTCAAG GTTGCTAGTGAATCTAGGTTCACCGCTGAAGATATAGCGAGCTCAGTTCAGCAGATATTCAGTTTTATCCATCAAACAGTGCCATGTGATGTAATCTAG